AGATTATATTGCCGTAGGCGCATCCATTCTTCCCACTGCTGCAGACGTTTTCGCTCAAGCTGAAATGATTGTCAAGGTTAAAGAACCTCAAGCGGTTGAGCGCGCTATGCTCCGCGAAGGGCAAATATTGTTCACGTATTTGCATCTCGCACCAGATTTTCCACAGACGGAAGACCTTATCAAGAGCAAAGCTGTCTGCATAGCCTATGAGACTGTAACAGATAATAAGGGTCAACTGCCACTATTAGCACCAATGTCTGAAGTTGCTGGACGTATGTCTATTCAAGCAGGTGCACAAACTTTGGAGAAATCTCATGGTGGTCGTGGCCTACTACTTGGTGGCGTTCCGGGGGTTGAACCAGCAAAAGTCGTGGTGATTGGTGGTGGTGTCGTGGGCTCAAATGCCGCTCGTATGGCAGTTGGACTTCGTGCTGACGTGACCATTTTGGACCGCAATATTGATACTCTGCGTGCGCTCGACGAAGAATTCCAAGGCAGAGCTAAAGTGGTTTACTCTACTGAAGACGCACTTGAGAAGCATATTCTAGAAGCAGATTTAGTAATTGGTGCCGTACTGATCCCTGGGGCAGCAGCGCCGAAACTTGTGACCAAAGAACACATCAAGCGCATGAAACGTGGCGCAGCTGTTGTGGATGTGGCTATCGACCAAGGTGGCTGTTTTGAAACATCGAAAGCCACCACTCACGCAGAGCCAACATACATTGTCGATGAAGTGGTTCACTACTGCGTTGCGAATATGCCAGGTGCAGTCGCTCGTACTTCTACGTTTGCACTAAACAATGCAACCTTACCTTATATCCTGAAATTGGCAGATAGAGGGTATCGTGAAGCACTAACGCAAGATCCAGGTTTCCTAGAAGGGCTAAACGTTATCCACGGTAAAGTGACTTGTAAGGAAGTCGCCGAAGCGTTTGATCTTGAGTACGTTGAGCCAGCTACTGCGATTACTATGTTTAGCTAATCAACTGTCTTCTCTCCCCCTTTCCAAGGGGGAGCTGGAGGGGGTTCTGCCACAAACTTGCATATTCCACAAAATATGAGTTTAGTTCTGTAGGATCCTCTCCCACTTTCACAGAAACAGTCGCCACACTGGAAAAAGTGGAACGCCTAATAGCGTTATTTTCCCTTCACCGCCTGAATCAACAAATTCCTTGGTGTATCCTTGTAATCGCAAAACGTGGATAGCGACACTTGATAGCCATTTTCTACTAAAAACAACGCTCTATCCAAGATCAGCCACATTTCTAGTGGGCGTTGAAATAGCTGTTGAACTAAACTTAGCTTTTCCATCAACTCGAAGCGCTGTTGGCCATAGCGAAGCCAGTCATCAAAATTGATATCCGTAATATTTAGTGACTTCTTCTCCGCCGCCCACTGGCAAAACGCTTCAAAGCCATCATCTAACAAAGATTTTTTAATACTAGGGATTGGAATGTACTCACCATATATAGATTCAAGGTAGCCACTTAATCCTAGGCGGTAACTC
This portion of the Vibrio sp. SCSIO 43136 genome encodes:
- the ald gene encoding alanine dehydrogenase yields the protein MIIGVPKEIKNHEYRVGMIPSNVRELISHGHQVIVETQAGAGIGFTDEDYIAVGASILPTAADVFAQAEMIVKVKEPQAVERAMLREGQILFTYLHLAPDFPQTEDLIKSKAVCIAYETVTDNKGQLPLLAPMSEVAGRMSIQAGAQTLEKSHGGRGLLLGGVPGVEPAKVVVIGGGVVGSNAARMAVGLRADVTILDRNIDTLRALDEEFQGRAKVVYSTEDALEKHILEADLVIGAVLIPGAAAPKLVTKEHIKRMKRGAAVVDVAIDQGGCFETSKATTHAEPTYIVDEVVHYCVANMPGAVARTSTFALNNATLPYILKLADRGYREALTQDPGFLEGLNVIHGKVTCKEVAEAFDLEYVEPATAITMFS